The following are encoded together in the Cyanobacterium aponinum PCC 10605 genome:
- the ntrB gene encoding nitrate ABC transporter permease: MANSSINLRLRKKNPLSFLYSKKVIRPAVAIIVFLVIWQIVCTGQNSNLPSPVQVFEDTYPLIIDPFFDNGGTDKGLAIQIFASLTRVAIGFSLATIVGIGLGILIGANKIIYDAVDPIFQVLRTIPPLAWLPIALAAFQEAEPSAIFVIFITAIWPIIINTTVGVQKIPQDYTNVSRVLKLSKTEYFFNILFPASVPYIFTGLRIGIGLSWLAIVAAEMLIGGVGIGFFIWDAYNSSLMSEIIIALIYVGIVGLLLDRFVGFIASIVVPGEQK, translated from the coding sequence ATGGCTAATTCTAGTATTAATTTAAGACTCCGTAAAAAAAATCCCCTCAGCTTTTTGTATTCTAAAAAAGTAATTCGTCCTGCGGTTGCTATCATCGTATTTTTAGTAATTTGGCAAATTGTCTGTACAGGTCAAAATTCAAATTTACCTAGTCCTGTTCAGGTTTTTGAAGATACTTATCCGTTAATTATTGACCCATTTTTTGATAATGGGGGTACAGATAAAGGATTAGCAATTCAAATTTTTGCCAGTTTAACAAGAGTTGCGATTGGATTCTCTTTAGCCACAATAGTTGGGATTGGTTTAGGTATTTTAATTGGGGCAAATAAAATTATTTATGATGCGGTAGATCCCATTTTCCAAGTATTAAGAACTATTCCTCCTCTTGCTTGGCTACCCATTGCTTTAGCGGCATTTCAAGAAGCAGAACCCTCGGCAATTTTTGTTATTTTCATTACTGCTATCTGGCCTATTATTATTAACACAACAGTAGGAGTGCAAAAAATTCCCCAAGATTATACCAACGTTTCTAGGGTATTAAAATTATCCAAAACTGAATACTTTTTTAACATCTTATTTCCTGCTTCAGTTCCCTATATTTTTACTGGTTTAAGAATAGGTATCGGCTTATCTTGGTTAGCAATTGTTGCCGCAGAAATGTTAATTGGTGGTGTGGGTATTGGCTTCTTTATCTGGGATGCTTATAACAGTTCTTTAATGAGTGAAATTATTATTGCTTTAATCTATGTGGGTATAGTCGGTTTATTACTAGATAGATTCGTTGGTTTTATTGCCAGTATTGTCGTTCCGGGTGAACAAAAATAG
- a CDS encoding nitrate ABC transporter ATP-binding protein (This model describes the ATP binding subunits of ATP-binding cassette (ABC) transporters for nitrate transport, or for bicarbonate transport, in bacteria and archaea.): MSNFIEVDHVDKIFPLANGGEYIALRNIDFSIQKGEFISLVGHSGCGKSTLLNMIAGLLNPTHGGVILEGREVTEPGPERMVVFQNYSLLPWLTVRENIALAVNRVLRHYPEGERKAIIEENIALVGLRHAANKRPNQLSGGMKQRVAIARALATKPKVLLLDEPFGALDALTRGNLQESLMQIVQENHVTCVMVTHDVDEALLLSDRIVMLTTGPEAHIGQILEVPIPRPRQRLEVVNHPSYYSLRNEIVYFLNQQKRSNKNKVTASPQVIARNGLEKINLNIGFIPLTDCAPLVIAKEKGIFAEYGLEEVNLIREDSWQHIARGVAEKRLDAAQMVAGMPLSMTVGAGGKPSIPIITSLVLSRNGNAITLGKKFQEMGVTDVHGLREIIHQTPDTVHTFGMVHPASMHNLMLRYWLASGGIDPDNDVNLTVIPPPQMIANLKAGNIDGYCVGEPWNSEAVLQDVGYVIATDLDIWASHPEKVLGVREDWAQAYPQTHLALIKALMEACAYCDDRRNREEIVEILARPEYVGVEQKYIRPGFVDPYNYGTKTEPLLRFNQFHVDRANCPGRVEALWILTQLARWGYTPFPRNWVEIIDRVRRPDLFGEACRQLGIPDLESDRTSFQLFDKMVFNPDDPIGYLERFTIRRNFEVSEIEINAGVRS; the protein is encoded by the coding sequence ATGTCGAATTTTATTGAAGTTGATCACGTTGATAAAATATTCCCTCTGGCTAATGGTGGTGAGTATATTGCTTTAAGAAATATTGACTTTTCCATTCAAAAAGGGGAATTTATCTCCCTTGTGGGACATTCTGGTTGTGGTAAATCAACCCTGTTAAATATGATTGCAGGTTTACTCAATCCTACTCATGGAGGGGTTATTCTCGAAGGAAGAGAAGTTACTGAACCGGGTCCAGAACGGATGGTGGTATTTCAGAATTACTCTTTACTACCTTGGTTGACGGTCAGAGAAAACATAGCCCTTGCGGTTAATCGAGTTTTACGTCATTATCCTGAAGGAGAAAGAAAGGCAATTATTGAAGAAAATATTGCCCTTGTCGGATTGAGACACGCCGCTAATAAGCGTCCTAATCAACTTTCTGGGGGGATGAAACAAAGAGTTGCGATCGCACGAGCTTTGGCAACAAAACCGAAAGTATTACTGTTAGATGAACCTTTTGGGGCGCTAGATGCCTTAACTAGAGGGAATTTACAAGAAAGTTTAATGCAGATTGTTCAGGAAAATCATGTAACCTGTGTCATGGTAACCCATGATGTGGATGAGGCTTTACTATTGAGCGATCGCATCGTCATGTTAACCACAGGGCCAGAGGCTCATATTGGGCAGATTCTCGAAGTACCAATCCCCCGCCCAAGACAACGATTAGAGGTGGTAAATCATCCCAGTTATTACAGTCTCCGTAATGAAATTGTTTACTTCCTCAATCAACAGAAGCGATCGAACAAAAACAAAGTTACTGCTAGTCCTCAAGTAATTGCCCGTAACGGTTTAGAAAAAATTAATCTCAATATCGGTTTTATTCCCTTAACCGACTGTGCGCCTTTAGTTATTGCCAAAGAGAAAGGTATTTTTGCTGAATATGGCTTAGAAGAAGTAAACCTCATTAGGGAGGATTCATGGCAACATATCGCCAGAGGAGTAGCCGAAAAACGCCTTGACGCAGCACAAATGGTGGCGGGGATGCCCCTTAGTATGACTGTTGGAGCAGGAGGTAAACCATCTATTCCCATCATTACTTCTCTTGTTTTAAGTCGTAATGGTAACGCTATTACTCTAGGAAAAAAATTTCAAGAAATGGGAGTTACCGATGTTCATGGGTTAAGAGAAATTATCCATCAAACTCCAGATACAGTACACACGTTTGGGATGGTACACCCCGCTTCCATGCATAACCTGATGTTACGTTATTGGTTAGCGTCAGGGGGAATCGATCCTGATAATGATGTCAATTTAACAGTGATTCCTCCTCCACAAATGATAGCAAACCTAAAAGCTGGTAATATTGACGGCTATTGCGTCGGCGAACCTTGGAACTCTGAGGCAGTTTTACAAGACGTTGGCTATGTCATTGCCACTGATTTAGACATCTGGGCTAGTCATCCAGAAAAAGTATTAGGAGTGAGAGAAGATTGGGCTCAAGCATATCCACAAACTCACTTGGCTTTAATAAAAGCATTGATGGAGGCTTGTGCCTACTGTGATGATCGTCGTAATCGAGAAGAAATTGTGGAAATATTAGCTCGTCCCGAATATGTGGGAGTTGAGCAAAAATATATTCGCCCCGGTTTTGTTGATCCTTACAATTACGGCACAAAAACTGAACCTCTATTGAGATTCAATCAATTTCATGTCGATCGCGCCAACTGTCCGGGAAGAGTAGAAGCCCTATGGATTTTAACTCAATTAGCTCGATGGGGTTATACTCCTTTCCCCCGCAACTGGGTAGAAATAATTGATCGAGTTCGTCGCCCTGATTTATTTGGGGAAGCCTGTCGTCAATTAGGCATTCCAGACCTAGAGAGCGATCGCACCTCCTTCCAACTCTTTGACAAGATGGTATTCAATCCAGATGACCCCATCGGTTATTTAGAAAGATTCACCATCCGCCGTAATTTTGAAGTATCGGAAATCGAAATTAACGCAGGAGTCAGGAGTTAA
- a CDS encoding nitrate ABC transporter ATP-binding protein (This model describes the ATP binding subunits of ATP-binding cassette (ABC) transporters for nitrate transport, or for bicarbonate transport, in bacteria and archaea.) has product MQSLMNTEEKTTTLAKTEFLTIEDISKVYPTPNGNYTVLEGVNLTVKEGEFICVIGHSGCGKSTMLNMVSGFNQPTTGKVTLKNKVIAEPGPDRMMVFQNYCLLPWKTVYENVYLAVNAVYPDKNKQEKDTIVKEHLAMVGLTEAAQKKPYQISGGMKQRVAIARALAIRPEVLILDEPFGALDAITKEELQEELLQICAEHNLTVMMITHDIDEALFLCDRLVMMTNGPSAKIGEILDIPFSRPRNRSQITEDPRYYELRNYALDFLFHRYAHSEDPTEDTIEPEPTNNKLKMAGIVGGIVIAAIAGFALFQSFTGSNTEAPNRTEQLSN; this is encoded by the coding sequence ATGCAAAGTTTAATGAATACCGAGGAAAAAACTACAACTTTAGCCAAAACAGAATTTTTAACCATTGAAGATATTTCCAAAGTGTATCCCACTCCCAACGGAAATTACACTGTCTTGGAAGGAGTCAACCTAACCGTTAAGGAAGGAGAATTTATCTGTGTTATCGGACATTCAGGGTGTGGTAAATCAACTATGCTTAACATGGTTTCAGGTTTCAATCAGCCCACCACTGGTAAAGTAACTCTTAAAAATAAAGTCATTGCTGAACCAGGACCCGATCGCATGATGGTATTTCAGAACTACTGTCTGCTTCCTTGGAAAACAGTTTATGAAAATGTTTATTTAGCAGTTAATGCGGTTTATCCTGACAAAAATAAACAGGAAAAAGACACTATTGTTAAAGAGCATTTAGCGATGGTTGGTTTAACTGAAGCCGCTCAGAAAAAACCCTATCAAATCTCTGGGGGTATGAAACAAAGGGTTGCCATTGCCCGTGCCTTGGCAATTCGTCCTGAAGTTTTGATTTTAGATGAACCTTTTGGGGCGTTAGATGCCATTACCAAGGAAGAGTTACAAGAGGAATTATTACAAATTTGTGCTGAACATAATTTAACGGTAATGATGATTACCCATGATATTGATGAAGCTCTCTTTCTGTGCGATCGCCTCGTGATGATGACCAATGGTCCTAGTGCAAAAATTGGTGAAATTCTTGATATTCCCTTTTCTCGTCCCCGTAATCGTTCCCAAATCACGGAAGATCCTAGATATTATGAATTACGGAATTATGCTTTAGATTTCTTATTCCATCGTTATGCCCATTCAGAAGACCCAACGGAGGATACCATTGAACCCGAACCCACAAATAATAAACTAAAAATGGCGGGTATTGTTGGCGGTATTGTTATAGCTGCGATTGCAGGTTTTGCTCTTTTCCAAAGTTTTACAGGAAGCAATACAGAAGCCCCTAATCGTACTGAACAGTTAAGCAATTGA
- a CDS encoding PAS domain S-box protein yields the protein MNLENGEIVSMIGTNTDITDRILMEQELLKSKNNFQRLVEEIGNNFVIFSHTLENVITYVGGGIESIFGLTKEEVINKSWVEVVNWHENGLERALVSTSLILNAEDIVLDEFDMSFTHKSGEEKIIRVCHHVVKNDQQEAIAIEGIIEDITQQKRALDALQEKTQELDRFFSLALDLLCIANVDGYFLRLNPQWENILGYKIEDLESSRFLDYVHPDDIQKTLDAIEHLKYNVELPYFINRYRCADGSYRWIEWRSASDGNLFYCAAKDITEKLKTEAEKQTLINALENSNHLLQCISNAQSQFITAENRLTIFEDLLANLLELTDSEYGFIGEVLFRDDGSAEMKETFLKIKGVPYIKTHSITNIAWNEETQKFYDENYKRGMEFDNMNTLFGAVIMTGKPVIANSPKTDPRSGGTPKGHPPLNAFLGLPFFNKNRLLGVVGIANRLGGYDQSIVDYLQPFLVTCSNLIEGYRLDRDRRKTEEKLALSNEELIRATRLKDEFLANMSHELRTPLNAILGNAEILTEQVFGELNNRQIKSLKTIESSSNHLLSLINDILDVAKIEAGQITIEYVPTDIKSLSQSALVFVQQQAQKKGIQLELRFADNLPYLPLDQRRIRQALINLLNNAVKFTPQAGKVTLEISVFEEEESQELLIMGEENIIMKTFIRFAVIDTGIGIAPENIEKLFKPFIQIDSALNRKYTGTGLGLSLVKQIVELHGGSVGVSSELGKGSCFYFNLPSNYCNIPQSSIKEQEKSPIKDKMITPSVILFVDDDESNIATISDYLEAKGYKLLIAKNGLQALQITKTQHPDLIIMDIQMPEMEGLEAIALIRQDEDIKDIPIIAATALTMEGDEQSCLDAGANNYMSKPLRLRELVDKIETLLQFELR from the coding sequence ATGAACTTGGAGAATGGGGAAATAGTTTCGATGATTGGCACAAATACAGATATAACCGATCGCATCCTCATGGAGCAGGAATTGCTTAAGAGTAAAAATAACTTTCAACGTTTAGTAGAAGAAATAGGTAATAACTTTGTTATTTTTAGTCATACTTTAGAAAATGTTATTACTTACGTTGGCGGTGGCATAGAATCAATTTTTGGACTGACAAAAGAGGAGGTAATCAATAAATCTTGGGTAGAAGTGGTTAACTGGCATGAAAACGGACTAGAAAGAGCCTTGGTATCCACATCGTTAATTCTTAATGCCGAAGATATAGTATTAGATGAATTTGATATGTCTTTTACCCATAAATCAGGAGAAGAGAAAATCATTCGTGTTTGTCATCATGTGGTTAAAAATGATCAACAAGAAGCGATCGCCATCGAAGGAATTATCGAAGATATTACCCAACAAAAAAGAGCTTTGGATGCTTTACAAGAAAAAACCCAAGAACTCGATCGCTTTTTCTCCCTAGCCCTAGATTTACTATGTATTGCCAATGTTGATGGTTATTTTCTCCGTCTTAATCCCCAGTGGGAGAATATTCTCGGCTATAAAATAGAAGACCTAGAAAGCTCCAGATTTCTTGACTATGTTCATCCAGATGATATACAGAAAACCCTAGATGCGATCGAACATCTCAAATACAATGTAGAATTACCCTACTTTATTAATCGTTATCGTTGTGCTGATGGTAGCTATCGTTGGATTGAGTGGCGTAGTGCTTCTGATGGTAATTTATTCTATTGTGCGGCCAAAGATATAACCGAAAAACTGAAAACCGAAGCGGAAAAACAAACCCTCATTAATGCCTTAGAAAACAGTAATCATCTCCTGCAATGTATTAGTAATGCTCAATCTCAATTTATCACTGCTGAAAACCGTCTGACTATTTTTGAAGACCTATTGGCTAATTTATTGGAATTAACGGACAGTGAATATGGCTTTATCGGAGAAGTCTTATTTAGAGATGATGGTAGTGCGGAAATGAAGGAAACTTTTTTAAAAATAAAAGGAGTACCTTATATTAAAACCCATAGTATTACGAATATTGCTTGGAATGAAGAAACCCAGAAATTTTATGATGAAAATTATAAACGGGGTATGGAGTTTGACAATATGAATACCCTTTTTGGAGCAGTAATCATGACGGGTAAACCAGTGATTGCCAATAGCCCTAAAACAGATCCTCGCAGTGGTGGCACTCCTAAGGGGCATCCTCCTTTAAATGCCTTTTTAGGATTACCTTTCTTTAACAAAAACAGATTACTTGGTGTGGTTGGCATTGCTAATCGTCTTGGTGGTTATGATCAATCTATTGTTGACTATTTACAACCATTTTTAGTGACTTGTAGTAACCTCATTGAAGGTTATAGGCTCGATCGCGATCGCCGTAAAACAGAGGAAAAATTAGCCCTAAGTAATGAGGAATTAATCAGAGCAACCCGTCTTAAAGATGAATTTCTAGCCAATATGAGCCATGAGTTAAGAACCCCTCTTAATGCTATTTTAGGTAATGCAGAAATTCTCACAGAACAAGTTTTTGGAGAACTCAATAACAGACAAATCAAATCTCTTAAGACGATTGAAAGCAGTAGTAATCATTTATTATCATTAATTAACGATATTTTAGATGTTGCCAAAATAGAAGCAGGACAAATCACCATAGAATATGTGCCCACCGATATTAAAAGTTTGAGTCAATCCGCTTTAGTGTTTGTGCAACAACAAGCCCAGAAAAAAGGTATTCAGTTAGAACTTAGGTTTGCTGATAATCTTCCTTACCTACCATTAGATCAAAGACGCATTCGCCAAGCTCTGATTAATCTACTTAATAATGCGGTTAAATTTACTCCACAGGCGGGGAAAGTCACATTAGAAATCAGTGTATTTGAAGAAGAAGAGAGTCAGGAATTATTAATAATGGGGGAAGAGAATATTATCATGAAAACCTTTATTCGTTTTGCGGTGATTGATACAGGTATTGGTATTGCCCCAGAAAATATAGAAAAGTTATTCAAGCCTTTTATTCAGATAGATAGTGCTTTAAATCGCAAATATACAGGTACGGGCTTAGGTTTATCGCTAGTGAAACAAATTGTCGAGCTTCATGGGGGAAGTGTAGGAGTGTCAAGCGAGTTAGGCAAAGGTAGTTGTTTTTATTTTAATCTTCCTTCCAATTATTGTAATATCCCTCAATCTTCCATCAAAGAGCAAGAAAAATCCCCCATCAAAGATAAGATGATAACACCTTCCGTGATTTTGTTCGTGGATGATGATGAAAGTAATATTGCCACTATTTCTGATTATTTAGAAGCCAAAGGCTATAAATTACTAATTGCTAAAAATGGTTTACAAGCGTTACAAATAACTAAAACTCAACATCCAGACTTAATCATCATGGATATTCAAATGCCTGAAATGGAAGGTTTAGAAGCGATCGCACTTATTCGTCAAGATGAAGATATTAAGGATATACCCATTATCGCCGCCACCGCCTTAACAATGGAAGGAGATGAACAAAGTTGCTTAGACGCAGGAGCGAATAACTATATGAGTAAACCCTTACGACTTCGAGAATTGGTTGATAAAATCGAGACTTTATTACAATTTGAACTCAGGTAG
- a CDS encoding PAS domain-containing protein — MAILFGVLTICKDISEQKAIEFALRTSEARWQFALDGASHGVWDVNLVTNETYYSPKFMEMLGYELGEWGNSFDDWHKYRYNRSHPHGAGIA; from the coding sequence ATGGCGATATTGTTTGGGGTTTTAACTATTTGTAAAGATATTAGTGAACAAAAAGCGATCGAATTTGCCTTAAGAACAAGTGAAGCTCGTTGGCAATTTGCCCTTGATGGTGCTAGTCATGGAGTCTGGGATGTTAATTTAGTCACTAACGAAACCTATTATTCTCCTAAATTTATGGAAATGCTTGGTTATGAACTTGGAGAATGGGGAAATAGTTTCGATGATTGGCACAAATACAGATATAACCGATCGCATCCTCATGGAGCAGGAATTGCTTAA
- a CDS encoding PAS domain-containing protein, with amino-acid sequence MSYQVAIAIYQSEINQKLQKEIYERIVAEKLLQRQKSQYRNLMEILPVGIFRNDLRGNCIYVNERYCRITGLTPESANGISWQKIIHPEDWEKVFQAWENLVNYHQPCELECRFLHPNGDIVWGFNYL; translated from the coding sequence ATTAGTTATCAAGTTGCCATCGCAATTTATCAAAGTGAAATTAATCAAAAATTACAAAAAGAAATCTATGAACGTATAGTTGCAGAAAAATTATTACAGCGACAAAAAAGCCAGTATCGAAACCTCATGGAAATTTTACCAGTGGGGATATTTCGCAATGATTTACGGGGAAATTGTATTTATGTCAACGAGCGGTATTGTCGAATCACAGGTTTAACTCCAGAATCCGCCAATGGTATTAGTTGGCAAAAAATTATTCATCCAGAAGATTGGGAAAAAGTGTTTCAGGCATGGGAAAATTTAGTTAATTATCATCAACCTTGTGAGCTGGAGTGCCGTTTTTTACATCCCAATGGCGATATTGTTTGGGGTTTTAACTATTTGTAA
- a CDS encoding GAF domain-containing protein produces the protein MAPCDRILIYKFEGHWGGQIIAESVDKKFTSALGNYVEDSCFQDQVCNLYQGKDPVVANNVYEQGYTPCHIKLLEQYQVKANLIVPLEVSGELWGLLIGHQCETYREWQ, from the coding sequence GTGGCACCGTGCGATCGCATCTTAATTTATAAATTTGAAGGTCATTGGGGAGGACAAATTATTGCTGAATCAGTAGATAAAAAATTTACCAGTGCTTTAGGTAATTACGTAGAAGATAGCTGTTTTCAAGATCAAGTTTGTAACTTATATCAAGGAAAAGACCCCGTTGTTGCCAATAACGTTTATGAACAAGGTTACACCCCCTGTCACATTAAATTATTAGAACAATATCAAGTTAAAGCTAATTTGATTGTACCCCTAGAAGTATCAGGAGAACTGTGGGGCTTACTTATCGGTCATCAATGTGAAACTTATCGAGAGTGGCAATAA